From the Mycobacterium sp. 155 genome, the window CCCCGCACCGGGGCCCGCGACCACCCCTGGATCGCCGGGAGTCGGATCCGCCTGCGCGGGACCCGTACCCAGCACCAGCACCAGCACCCCGCTCAATATCGAAGCGATTCCGACTGTCTTCAGAGCGGCGAAGAACCTGTCTCTCGTCCAGTTCGACATATGTCCCTCACGTCACAGAAACCGGTATCTCTGGGACACAGAGTAATCGGCTCACCTGACGACCGGGCTGAAGACCGTCTAGCCGGCCGGCGCGAAGAATTCCAGTGCGATGCCGTCGGGGTCGCGGAAGCTCAGGCCTGAGCCGTACGGTGCGTCGACGATGCCGCCGTGTTCGATGCCCAATTCGTTGAGCCTGGTGACCCAGGTTTCTAGGTCTGACCGTGTGGCGCAACCGAAGCCGACGTGATCCAGCCCGACTTTGAACTCGCTGAATTCTTCGGAGGTGGCCGGTTGGTCGTGCTGGTGGATGCCGAAGAGGGTGCCGCCTTCGAGCAGCCACACCAGGTGGTGGAAGCCGGCCTCGGTGCGTTCGTCGAGCACTGGGTCGGCGCCGATCAGGGCGCGGTACCAGGGCCCGCTGACGGCGAGGTCGCGTACGGTCACAGCGACGTGGTTGAGTGCAGGGAATGCCATGCGTGCGTCATACCACACGGCGGCCCCGGCGGGCTCGGGAACGCATGTCCCACAGGTACAGCCGGTAAAAGAAGACCCATAGGTCGCGGGGGATGATCCGGTCGGCAAAGCGCAGGCCGGTCAGCAGCAGCTCGAACCGGCGCTGCTGCTCGGCCGTCCAGGCCAGCTGCATGTGGTCCCGGAACGTCGTGGGAAGAAATCCGGTGGTGGCGAAGAGGTTGAAGCGACCGGTCAGCAGCCGCAACGGCGCGGGCAGGAACGCCATCGCGGCCACCCCGTGCAGGTGTTGCCGCACCGGCGGGTCGATGCGCAGACCGTCCAGCGACTGTTTCCAGTACTCGTCGAAGGCCTGTCGGTCGGCGGGCCACATGCCCTCGCGGACCTGCAGGGTGGTGCCGAGTGTGCGGGCGTTGGCATAGACCGTGTCGGCCGACGCATCATCGAGCGGTCCGTACAGGAATTCGTGCATGTCTATGTAGTACCGGTACAGGCAGGCTGCCACCCATAACTGTAGTTTGGGATCGAAAGCGTTGTAGGGCAACGGACTTGATGCGTTCGAGCGCACCAACGCATGCACCTTGTTGACCTCAGCGCGGATCAGCGCCCGGTCGGCGTCAGTGCCCAGGGTTGCCGCAGCCAGGTATGTACCTGTGGTGCGGGCCCGCTTGAACGGGTGCTTGTATACGTTGCCGCTGTCCACGGGACTTTCCAGCACGCCGTACCCGACCCCGGGAACCGACAGTTGCATGATGACATTGGCTGCGGGCAGTAGTACCGCGGCGGGGTTGAGCAGATCGACGACCCTGCGCGGTCGTCGCGGAGGACCCAGCCTCATGAATTCGAGTAGACCACTTGTGAGACGCTGCCGACATGTTTGTGCCGACGTGTCACGGCCGGGCTGCCGGTATCGCCGCCGGGTATCTCGGCGATCTGCTGCTGGGTGATCCGCGGCGCGGCCATCCGGTCGCCGGGTTCGGTACCGTCGCGGCGCGATTGGAGCGCCTGACCTACACTGACAGCCGTTGGGCCGGACTGCGGCATACCGCGCTGCTGCTGAGCGGCCTGGGGCTGCTGGGTATGTTGGTGGGCCGCCGAGGCGGGCCGGTCGTGACGGCCGCCGCGACGTTCATCGCGCTAGGTGGCACGTCGCTGAACCGGGTGGGCGCCCAGATGGCGAGCCTGCTGACCGCCGACGATGTCTATGGTGCGCGGGAACTGCTGCCGTCGTTGTGCGGGCGTGACCCGGCTGCACTGGATGCTGCGGGCGTCGCTCGCGCGACCGTGGAATCGCTCGCGGAGAACACTTCCGACGCGCAGGTGGCGCCGTTGCTGTGGGCCGCCGCGGGCGGGGTGCCCGCGGTGCTGGTGTACCGCGGTGCCAACACGCTTGACGCGATGATCGGACACCGGTCCCCGCGCTACGAACGGTTCGGTTGGGCCGCAGCGCGATTCGACGATCTGCTCAACTACGTTCCGGCCCGGGTGACGGGGGTTTTGGTCGCGGTGTGCGCGCCCGTGGTGGGCGGGTCTCCGGTGGCTGCGCTGCGTGCGTGGCGCAACGACGCCGCGCGCCACCCCAGCCCGAACGCCGGGGTCGTGGAGGCCTCGTTCGCCGGGGCGCTGGGGGTGCGCCTGGGTGGTCCGACGCAGTACGCCCACCGGTTGGAGATCCGGCCCATGCTGGGTGACGGGCGGATTCCCGAGGTCGCCGATCTGAACCGGGCGGTGCGGCTCTCACGCGCTGTCCAAGCCGGTTCCGCGTTGCTCGCAGTGGTGGCGCTCAGCGCCGCTTGCCGTATCGGTCGGCGAGCTTCTCTTCGGTGGTCAGGGGAGCTGCCGGGGTTGGCTGGCGAGAGGCGCGTTCGGCGCGCCGCTGCTTGATTTCGGCAAACACGAAGTAGCCCAACCCGATCGGGGCGACGATACCGAACGCGATCCACTGGATGCCATACGACAGGAACGGTCCGGCGTCGAGGTGGGGCAGCGGAATCACACCGAGGCCGCCGGGCTGGTCCTCCACCAGCTGCAGATATGAGCCGGCCAGTGGCACGCCGGTCACGGCGGCGACCTGCGAGGTGCTGATCGAATAGACCTGCTCGGCGCCATCGGCGCGGAATGGCTCTTTGCCGCTGACCACCGGTTCGGAGTCCCGCAGCCGGGCGGTGATGGTCACCCGGTTGCGGGGTGCGTCCGGGATCGGTGGCACCGAGGTGCCTTGCTGAGGACGGACATAGCCGCGGTCGACGAGCACGGTGGGCCCGCCGTCGACGGCGAACGGCGTCAGCACCTCGTAAGCGGGATCCCCTTCGACGACTCGCAGCCGGGCCACGACCTGGGCTTCGGGCAGATAGTGGCCGGTGGCGGTGACGCGCTTCCACTGCGCGTCGGGGGCGCTTGAATCCTGGTGCGGCAGGATGCCTGTCACCGGCACCGGATCGGCTTTCAGGGAGGCCGCGATCTGGTTGTTCTCCTGCGAGGTCCTGGTGTTCTTGCCCAGCTGCCACGGCGCCAGCACGGTGAAGCACAGGTAGGCGAACGCCATCACCACGACGAACAGCGCCAGCCACTGTGGCCGCAGCAGGAACCCCAGTCTTCGCATCAGCGTGGGCTTTCCCGCTCGGCCAGGGTGGCATCGACCCAGTCGTGCAGGCCGGGCAGCGCTGCCTCGATCACGGCCAATACATCCTCGAAGTCGGCCTGGGTGCCGTAGTAAGGGTCATCGACATCCGGGGTGCGGGCTGCCGAGAGCGGGTCGAACGACCGCAGCATCCGCAGCCGGTCGGCGTCGACCCCCAGCTCCGTCAGGATCCGGGCGTGGTCGCGGCCCAAGGCGATCACCAGATCGGCACCGAGATGGTCGGCGTCGATCTGAGCGGCGCGGTGGTCGCTCGGGTATCCGTGATCGCGTAGTACCAGGCAGGCGCGGCGGTCGGCGCCATCGCCGACATGCCAGCCGCCGGTGCCACCGCTGGTCACGCGGACCCGGTCGGCCAGGCCGCGTTGGCTGATCTGGTGGGCGAACATCTTCTCGGCCATCGGCGACCGGCAGATGTTGCCCGTGCACACGAACGTGACGTGCAGACTGCGCTGATCTCCGGGTCGCTGCGCTCCTGCTCGCCGCTCAGACACCGAGCACCTCGCGCAGCGCCTCGATGGTCTCGACATGGGCGTGCGCGGTCAGCGCGGCAGGGCCGGCGAAGTCGTCGCGCCCGTAACCCCACGCGACCACCACGGTGTCGATGCCGTGTTCAGCCGCGCCCTCGACATCGTGAACGCGGTCGCCGACCATGAGCACGCGCTGCGGCAGCGGCTGCAATTGAGCCAGCGCGTGGGCCACCACGTCGGCCTTGGCCGCCCGGGTGCCGTCCGGGCTTGCCCCGGCGATCACCTCGAAATACCCGTCGAGACCGAAGTGCTCGAGGATCTGCCGCGCGGTCGGCTCGGCCTTCGAGGTGGCCACAGCCAGCCGGATCCCGGCTTTCTGCAGATCGGCGAGCAGCGGCTCGATGCCGTCGAACAGCCGGTTCATAGCCCAGCCGCGGCTCGTGTAGTCGGCGCGGTAGGCGGCGATCGCGGTGTCGGCATCGTCACCCAGACCCATTCCGCCCAGCGTGTAATGCATGGGCGCGCCGACGACGAGGCTGGCGAGGTCACCCTCGGGGACGGGAGCGCCGATCTGGGACAGCGCGTGGCGGAAGCTGGACACGACTCCGTCGGCAGAATCGGTCAGGGTGCCGTCGAGGTCGAACAGCACCAGCTGGGGGCGCGTAGCGGCCGACGTGTCAGTTACAGGACCAGTCACAGACCCATTCTCCCCGATGCCCGAGACAGCGGCCCGCCCACTACTGTCGTGCTGTGGCAAGTCCAACCCGCGCGGCCGCCCGCTACCACGGTGACCAGGCCGCCTTGCCCGGGCAGCTGGACTTCGCGGTCAACGTACGCGCCGGGGCGCCACCGGACTGGCTGACCGCGCGGTTGGCTGCCCGGCTGGCCGATCTGGGCCGCTATCCCAGCGCGGCCGACGAGCGGCGCGCGGTCTCGGCAGTCGCGGTCCGGCACGGCCGTCGTGAGTCCGACGTTGCGCTGCTCGCCGGCGGTGCCGAGGGTTTCGCGCTGCTGGCGGAGCTACGGCCGCGGCTGGCCGCGCTGGTCGCGCCGTCGTTCACCGAACCGGAGGCCGTCCTGACCGCCGCGGGGGTGCCTGTTCACCACGTGGTGCTGGGACCGCCCTTCGGGCTCTCCGATGCCGCTCTACCGGACGACGCCGACCTCGTGGTGGTGGGCAACCCGACCAATCCGACCGGGGTGCTGCACTCCCGTGAGGACATCCTCGCGTTGCGGCGGCCCGGGCGCCTGGTGGTGGTCGACGAGGCGTTCGCCGATGCCGTCCCCGGTGAGCCGGAGTCGCTGGCCGGCGACGCGCTGCCCGATGTGCTGGTGCTGCGGAGCCTGACCAAGACGTGGGCGCTCGCCGGACTCCGGGTCGGGTACGCACTTGGCGCGCCCGGGGTGCTGGCCCGCCTCACCGCCCGGCGTGCCCACTGGCCGCTGGGCACGTTGCAGCTGGAGGCGATCGCTGCGGTTAACGCACCGGCGGCGATCGCCGCAGCCGAAGCCCGAGCCCGCGAGCTGGCGGCGCTGCGCACCGAGATGACCGCCGCTCTGCGTGCCCTGGGCCTCGATGTGGTCGCCGGGGCGGCCCCGTTCGTGCTCTTCGCCGTGCCGGATGCGGAGCTGATGCGAAAGCATCTGGAAAGCAAAGGTATTGCCGTGCGGCGCTGCGATACCTTCGTTGGCCTACCGGGTCACTACCTGCGGGCTGCGGTTCGGGCGGAGTGGCCGGTACTGGTGGACGCGGTGACGGAGGTGTTGAGATGAGCACGCGGTTGCCCGGCGTCAGACTGGCTGATGTCATCACAGTGCTGGACGCCGCGTATCCGCCGGGGTTGGCGCAGGACTGGGATTCCGTTGGCTTGGTGTGCGGTGACCCCGACGAGACAGTCGAATCGGTGACTATCGCGGTCGACGCCACGGCCGCCGTTGTGTCTGAGATACCTGAGCGCGGCCTGCTGCTGGCCCACCATCCACTGCTGCTGCGTGGGGTGGACACGGTCGCTGCAAGCACCGCCAAAGGTGCGCTGCTGCACCACCTGATCCGTACCGGCCGCGCCTTGTTCACCGCGCACACCAACGCCGATTCGGCCTCACCCGGTGTGTCCGACGCGCTGGCCGAAGCGCTCGGGTTGCGGGTGGAGAGCGTGCTTGAACCCGTGGCGGCCGGACCGAACCTGGACAAGTGGGTCGTGTTCGTCCCGGCATCTGACGCCGCTGCGGTGCGTGCCGCGCTGTTCGCCGCGGGCGCCGGGTGTATCGGTGACTATTCGCAGTGCAGCTGGAGTGTTGCCGGGACCGGACAGTTCCTGCCACACGACGGCGCTGATCCGGCGATCGGTCAGGTCGGCACCGTCGAGCAGGTGGTCGAGGACCGGGTCGAGGTGATCGCGCCGTCACGGCTGCGGGCGGGCGTCCTGGCCGCAATGCGCGCCGCACATCCGTACGAGGAGCCTGCCTTCGACATCATTGCGCTGGCACCTGTTCCCGGGGATGTTGGGCTGGGTCGGATCGGCACGTTGCCGAACCCGGAGTCGTTGTCGGCGTTCGTATCCCGGGTGCGTGCGGCGCTGCCCGCCACCTCGTGGGGAGTGCGGGCGTCAGGCGATTCGGCGGCCATGGTGTCGCGGGTTGCGGTCTGCGGGGGAGCAGGGGATTCCCTGCTCGGTGTGGTCGATGCGGCGGGGGTCCAGGCCTATGTCACTGCGGACCTGCGCCATCACCCCGCCGATGAACACCGCAGGTCCTCAGATGTGGCCCTGGTCGATGTCGCGCACTGGGCCAGCGAGTTTCCGTGGTGCTCCCAGGCGGCAGAGGTGCTGCGCGGGCACTTCGGTGATGCGCTGCCGGTGCGGGTCTGCGGTGTGCGTACCGATCCATGGAATATCGAGAGTCGAGCGTAGGGAGTCAAGAATATGAAAGCTGCAGTATCCCAACAGCGTTCGCTTCTGGAGCTGACCGAGGTGGATGCCGAGCTGGGCCGCATCGCCCATCGCGCCAAGAATCTGGCCGAGCAGAAGCGGCTCCAAGAGGCGCAGGCCGAGCACAGTGTTGCCAACGACCGGCTGGCCGCACTGGGGATTGCGCTGGAGGATCTGGGCACCCAGGTGGCCAAGTTCGAAACCGAGATCGACTCGGTCCGTCAGCGCGAAGACCGCGACCGTGCGCTGCTCGACAGTGGAGCGGTTGCGGCCAAGCAGGTCACCGAGGTTCAGCACGAGCTGGAGACCTTGCAGCGCCGGCAGGCCAGCCTGGAAGATTCCCTGCTGGAAATCATGGAGCGCCGCGAAGAGTTGCTCTCCCAGCAGTCCGATCAGCTGGCCCGGATCGACGAACTACAGACCAAGCTGTCCGAGGCCCAGCATGCACGCGACGGCGTCATGGTGGAACTCGATCAGACGCGCGAGGTGTGCCAGACCCGACGGGCGGCGCTGGTGGAGGTGATCGACGCCGAACTCGTCGGGCTCTATGAGCGGCAGCGGGCCGGTGGTGGTGCCGGCGCCGGGGCGCTGCAGGGCCGACGGTGTGGGGCGTGCCGAATCGAGATCGACCGCGGCGAGATCGCCCGTATCACCGCAGCGGCCGATGACGACGTGCTGCGCTGTCCCGAGTGCGGCGCGATCCTGTTGCGGGTCAAACCGTGAAAGTCCTCGTGGAGGCCGACGGCGGAGCGCGGGGCAATCCCGGGCCGGCCGGCTACGGGGCGGTGGTGTTCACCGCCGATCATGCCTCGGTACTGGCCGAGCGCAATGAGTTCATCGGCGTTGCCACCAACAATGTCGCGGAGTACCGCGGTCTGATCGCAGGCCTGGAGGCGGCCGCTGCCGCAGGGGCCAACGAGGTCGCGGTATCCATGGACTCCAAGCTCGTGGTCGAGCAGATGTCGGGCCGGTGGCGCGTCAAACATCCGGATCTGGCTGTGCTGCAACGGGAAGCAGCAGCACTGGCGGCACGTTTCGACCAGGTGAACTACACCTGGATTCCGCGGGCGAGTAACGCCTACGCCGACCGGCTGGCGAACGCGGCGATGGACGCCGGTACCGGGAAACCGACTGCCACCGAGAAATCCGCTGCAACAGGAAGATCCGCGGTCCAGCCCGCCCCGCCGGGCTGGACCGGCGCCACTGGAGCGCCGACGCGGCTGCTGTTGCTGCGGCACGGGGAGACCGGATTGTCCGCCGGGCGGCGGTATTCCGGACGAGGCAACCCGGCGCTGACCGAGCTCGGCCACCGCCAGGCCGACGCGGCGGCTCGCTATCTCGGTTCGCTCGGTGGGATTTCCGCCGTGGTGACCTCGCCGCTGCAACGGGCCTACGACACCGCTGCGACCACCGCCAAGGCCCTCGGCCTCGACGTCATCGTCGACGACGACCTCATCGAGACCGATTTCGGCGCCTGGGAGGGACTGACGTTCGCCGAAGCGGCGCAACGTGATCCGGAAGTACACCGGCGGTGGCTGCGTGACACCAGCGTGGAGCCGCCCGGTGGGGAGAGTTTCGACGCTGTCGCCGACCGGGTGCGGCGGGCATGCAATCGGATCATCGCCGAGCACGGCGCGACCACGGTGTTGGTGGTGTCGCACGTGACGCCGATCAAGACCGTGCTGCGGCTCGCACTCGACGCCGGCGAGGGCATCCTCTACCGGCTGCACCTCGACCTGGCGTCGTTGTCGATCGCCGAGTTCTACGATGACGGTGCGTCGTCGGTACGGCTGGTGAACCAAACCGCCTACCTCTGACGATCTCTAGGCGTGCAGATGGAGTTGCTCGCCGTGTGGGCCGAAGATCGTGATGGCCTCGACCGGGCCGTCGACCACTCCGAACCAATGCGGCGTCCAGGTGGAAAACTCCACTGCTTCACCGGGTTTGACGGTGAAATCCTGCTGACCGAGGATGAGCCGAAGCTGCCCGGACAGCACGTACATCCAGTCGCGGCCCTCGTGGACGGGAAACTCGTCGGGTGGTTTTTTACGGCGGGGGCTGATCCGGATCTTGAAGGCGTGCAGTCCGCCGGCTGGGCCGTGTCGGGTCAGTGGCCAGTAGGTGATGTCGTGGTGGGTGTGCGAGCTGCCTTTGACGCGTGGGTCTTCCGTCTGGGGAGCACGCAGCAGATCGTCGGTGGTGACCGACAGTGCTGTCGCCAACCGGGGCAGGTGGTCCAGGGCCAGCCGGCGCTTGCCAGATTCCAGCCGGCTCAGCGTCGACACGTCGAGCTGAGCTCGCGTGGCGACATCCTCCAGCGTCAGCCCCCGTTCCCGGCGTAGTTCACGGAGCCGGCGGCGGACCAGTGCGTCGACGTCATCCTCGGCAGAATTTGCCTGCATGGCAAATCAGCTTGGCAGATCTGCCAGTGTTGGGCAAGCTCTGGATATGGACGATTCCTGGGATTGTGTCATTGTCGGCGGCGGTGCGGCCGGGTTGAGTGCCGCGCTGGTGCTGGGCCGGGCTCGCAGGCGCACACTGCTGATCGACGCCGGAGCGCAAAGTAATTCAGCGGCGCACGGGGTCGGGGGATTGCTCGGTCACGACGGGCGTCCACCCGCCGAGCTGTACGCCGCGGGCCGCTCCGAGCTCGCGTCGTATCCGACGGTCCGGGTGCTGGACAGCGACGTCGCGACGGCACGCCGCACCGACGGGGTGTTCGATGTGCGGCTCAACACGGGCCAGACCGAGTCGGCACGGCGCGTGCTGCTGGCCAC encodes:
- a CDS encoding VOC family protein; its protein translation is MAFPALNHVAVTVRDLAVSGPWYRALIGADPVLDERTEAGFHHLVWLLEGGTLFGIHQHDQPATSEEFSEFKVGLDHVGFGCATRSDLETWVTRLNELGIEHGGIVDAPYGSGLSFRDPDGIALEFFAPAG
- a CDS encoding oxygenase MpaB family protein is translated as MRLGPPRRPRRVVDLLNPAAVLLPAANVIMQLSVPGVGYGVLESPVDSGNVYKHPFKRARTTGTYLAAATLGTDADRALIRAEVNKVHALVRSNASSPLPYNAFDPKLQLWVAACLYRYYIDMHEFLYGPLDDASADTVYANARTLGTTLQVREGMWPADRQAFDEYWKQSLDGLRIDPPVRQHLHGVAAMAFLPAPLRLLTGRFNLFATTGFLPTTFRDHMQLAWTAEQQRRFELLLTGLRFADRIIPRDLWVFFYRLYLWDMRSRARRGRRVV
- a CDS encoding cobalamin biosynthesis protein, whose protein sequence is MFVPTCHGRAAGIAAGYLGDLLLGDPRRGHPVAGFGTVAARLERLTYTDSRWAGLRHTALLLSGLGLLGMLVGRRGGPVVTAAATFIALGGTSLNRVGAQMASLLTADDVYGARELLPSLCGRDPAALDAAGVARATVESLAENTSDAQVAPLLWAAAGGVPAVLVYRGANTLDAMIGHRSPRYERFGWAAARFDDLLNYVPARVTGVLVAVCAPVVGGSPVAALRAWRNDAARHPSPNAGVVEASFAGALGVRLGGPTQYAHRLEIRPMLGDGRIPEVADLNRAVRLSRAVQAGSALLAVVALSAACRIGRRASLRWSGELPGLAGERRVRRAAA
- a CDS encoding SURF1 family protein, translated to MRRLGFLLRPQWLALFVVVMAFAYLCFTVLAPWQLGKNTRTSQENNQIAASLKADPVPVTGILPHQDSSAPDAQWKRVTATGHYLPEAQVVARLRVVEGDPAYEVLTPFAVDGGPTVLVDRGYVRPQQGTSVPPIPDAPRNRVTITARLRDSEPVVSGKEPFRADGAEQVYSISTSQVAAVTGVPLAGSYLQLVEDQPGGLGVIPLPHLDAGPFLSYGIQWIAFGIVAPIGLGYFVFAEIKQRRAERASRQPTPAAPLTTEEKLADRYGKRR
- a CDS encoding low molecular weight protein-tyrosine-phosphatase, which produces MSERRAGAQRPGDQRSLHVTFVCTGNICRSPMAEKMFAHQISQRGLADRVRVTSGGTGGWHVGDGADRRACLVLRDHGYPSDHRAAQIDADHLGADLVIALGRDHARILTELGVDADRLRMLRSFDPLSAARTPDVDDPYYGTQADFEDVLAVIEAALPGLHDWVDATLAERESPR
- a CDS encoding HAD-IA family hydrolase, which gives rise to MTGPVTDTSAATRPQLVLFDLDGTLTDSADGVVSSFRHALSQIGAPVPEGDLASLVVGAPMHYTLGGMGLGDDADTAIAAYRADYTSRGWAMNRLFDGIEPLLADLQKAGIRLAVATSKAEPTARQILEHFGLDGYFEVIAGASPDGTRAAKADVVAHALAQLQPLPQRVLMVGDRVHDVEGAAEHGIDTVVVAWGYGRDDFAGPAALTAHAHVETIEALREVLGV
- the cobC gene encoding Rv2231c family pyridoxal phosphate-dependent protein CobC, which encodes MASPTRAAARYHGDQAALPGQLDFAVNVRAGAPPDWLTARLAARLADLGRYPSAADERRAVSAVAVRHGRRESDVALLAGGAEGFALLAELRPRLAALVAPSFTEPEAVLTAAGVPVHHVVLGPPFGLSDAALPDDADLVVVGNPTNPTGVLHSREDILALRRPGRLVVVDEAFADAVPGEPESLAGDALPDVLVLRSLTKTWALAGLRVGYALGAPGVLARLTARRAHWPLGTLQLEAIAAVNAPAAIAAAEARARELAALRTEMTAALRALGLDVVAGAAPFVLFAVPDAELMRKHLESKGIAVRRCDTFVGLPGHYLRAAVRAEWPVLVDAVTEVLR
- a CDS encoding Nif3-like dinuclear metal center hexameric protein is translated as MSTRLPGVRLADVITVLDAAYPPGLAQDWDSVGLVCGDPDETVESVTIAVDATAAVVSEIPERGLLLAHHPLLLRGVDTVAASTAKGALLHHLIRTGRALFTAHTNADSASPGVSDALAEALGLRVESVLEPVAAGPNLDKWVVFVPASDAAAVRAALFAAGAGCIGDYSQCSWSVAGTGQFLPHDGADPAIGQVGTVEQVVEDRVEVIAPSRLRAGVLAAMRAAHPYEEPAFDIIALAPVPGDVGLGRIGTLPNPESLSAFVSRVRAALPATSWGVRASGDSAAMVSRVAVCGGAGDSLLGVVDAAGVQAYVTADLRHHPADEHRRSSDVALVDVAHWASEFPWCSQAAEVLRGHFGDALPVRVCGVRTDPWNIESRA
- a CDS encoding zinc ribbon domain-containing protein, coding for MKAAVSQQRSLLELTEVDAELGRIAHRAKNLAEQKRLQEAQAEHSVANDRLAALGIALEDLGTQVAKFETEIDSVRQREDRDRALLDSGAVAAKQVTEVQHELETLQRRQASLEDSLLEIMERREELLSQQSDQLARIDELQTKLSEAQHARDGVMVELDQTREVCQTRRAALVEVIDAELVGLYERQRAGGGAGAGALQGRRCGACRIEIDRGEIARITAAADDDVLRCPECGAILLRVKP
- a CDS encoding bifunctional RNase H/acid phosphatase → MKVLVEADGGARGNPGPAGYGAVVFTADHASVLAERNEFIGVATNNVAEYRGLIAGLEAAAAAGANEVAVSMDSKLVVEQMSGRWRVKHPDLAVLQREAAALAARFDQVNYTWIPRASNAYADRLANAAMDAGTGKPTATEKSAATGRSAVQPAPPGWTGATGAPTRLLLLRHGETGLSAGRRYSGRGNPALTELGHRQADAAARYLGSLGGISAVVTSPLQRAYDTAATTAKALGLDVIVDDDLIETDFGAWEGLTFAEAAQRDPEVHRRWLRDTSVEPPGGESFDAVADRVRRACNRIIAEHGATTVLVVSHVTPIKTVLRLALDAGEGILYRLHLDLASLSIAEFYDDGASSVRLVNQTAYL
- a CDS encoding helix-turn-helix domain-containing protein, with protein sequence MQANSAEDDVDALVRRRLRELRRERGLTLEDVATRAQLDVSTLSRLESGKRRLALDHLPRLATALSVTTDDLLRAPQTEDPRVKGSSHTHHDITYWPLTRHGPAGGLHAFKIRISPRRKKPPDEFPVHEGRDWMYVLSGQLRLILGQQDFTVKPGEAVEFSTWTPHWFGVVDGPVEAITIFGPHGEQLHLHA